The genomic window GACGCTTGCGGACAGCAGGTGAAAGCCGAGATCATGGTGCACCTGGAAGCCCTGCCCGTCCTGCACCGTGAGCAGATGGCGGACTTCGCCCTGACGCTCGCCGACTACATCGAGGAATGGGACTGGCTCGAGGAAGATCTGCCCGAGCCGGTGCATGTGGGTTTCGAAGCGATACTGGCCTTTCTGGGCAGCGCGGTAAAGACCCAGTACGGCTCGCGCCTGACCGTGTACAGCGGCACGGACCTGAAATACCTGGACCGGTGGTGGTTGTTCGAATACGAGCGGGAGGATCTGCTCCAGCACGACGATCAGCAGTTCAACGGCCTGACGTGGCTGATCGACTACTACGTTCACATCATGATCGGCCACGAATTGGACAAGTATACGGAATTCGGAGGCGACGGCCATTTCCAACGCGCCAACGCCATCGCCCTGGACGGCCGGTTCAGCCGCGAATTCCAGCGGGGATGGGACGAACGGCTGGACCTGATCGACGGTATTCTGGCCGATGAATACAAGCCGTACCGCCTGATCAGGAACAGATACTCCCGGGGGTTGGCGGCACAGAAGGAAAACAAGCTGGTGGAGGCCCGGACGCTTTGCCGCCAGGCCGTCGATATCATGGCGGAACTGCACGAAAAGAACCCGCGGGACGAGCGTCTGAAGGAATTCCTGAACGCCCATTACCTGCAACTGGCGGATGTATTCAGTTCGGAATCACCCACGGAAGTCCCTGATGCGGCATCTTCCAGGGATGTCTACGACATGCTCATGAAGATCGATCCCGCGCACAGGTCGACCTACGAGAAGCATGCGGAGCGTTTGGGCGGATGACTGCCGGAACGCCGGTCCGGTCATTCAATCCCTGCGACGGTGTTTCGAGTACCGGTGACGGGGCCTGTTCGGCTGAAACCGAACGCGTCCACAGGCAGGGCACCTCCACTTTCGCTGCTTGTGAAAGCTCCGCTTCTCCTCATTCATAGATCGGTTGCAACGACTGCATCGCATCGGTATCAAACGGGAAGAAGGTCAAATGAAAAGAAGCCATGACACGCTAAGAAACCCGGCCTCCTGGTTACTGATCGTCCTGGCGGGGCTCTTCGCGGCCGGCGAGGCCCACGGATCCGAAGGCGTCCCGGCCATCTGGCGTAAAATGGTCCGGGCATCGACCACCGTGCACGAAGTTTTTCTTTCCCGTACGCCGCAGATCGTGATCTACGGCAACGGGCTCATCGTATTCCGGGACGACGATTTCAAGACGCTCTACCGGCAGGTCC from Gemmatimonadota bacterium includes these protein-coding regions:
- a CDS encoding DUF4835 family protein, with translation MDSMLHRKNRKLAWRPAGLLALFLLAFSPQDACGQQVKAEIMVHLEALPVLHREQMADFALTLADYIEEWDWLEEDLPEPVHVGFEAILAFLGSAVKTQYGSRLTVYSGTDLKYLDRWWLFEYEREDLLQHDDQQFNGLTWLIDYYVHIMIGHELDKYTEFGGDGHFQRANAIALDGRFSREFQRGWDERLDLIDGILADEYKPYRLIRNRYSRGLAAQKENKLVEARTLCRQAVDIMAELHEKNPRDERLKEFLNAHYLQLADVFSSESPTEVPDAASSRDVYDMLMKIDPAHRSTYEKHAERLGG